The genomic interval ATTTGTTGCAATGGGTTCAATCTGCAGTAGTATCAGAGTTATCGTAAACCAATTAAGAGAAAAAGGCGAAAAAGTCGGTTTACTTAAAATCAGAGCTTACAGACCATTCCCAACTGAAGCAATCAATGAAGTCATCAAAGACTGTGAAAAAATTGCAGTTGTTGACAAAAACTTCACATTCGGAATCGGTGGAGCATTATACGCTGATATGAAAGTCAAATTCGATAAAGAAATTTATGGATTCATTACCGGTTTAGGTGGAAGAGACATTACCCCTGAATCTTTATTAGAAATTTATGAGAAAACCAAAAATGTGCCTGAAAAAGACGTCACATGGATAGGACTTAAGGAGGAATAAAAATGGTGGACATTCCTGATAAAAATTTATTAGCACCAGGACACAGAGGTTGTGCTGGATGTGGAGCATCTATTGCAGTTAAATTAGCTTTAAACGCATTAGGTGAAAACACCGTAGCCGTTTCCGCTACAGGTTGTCTTGAAGTTATGACTACACCATACCCAGAAACCGCATGGGAAATTCCATTCATTCACGTAGCATTTGAAAATTCAGGTGCTGTTGCGTCTGGTGTAGAAAGTGCACTCAGAATTCAAGGAAAAGATGACGTGAATGTAGTTGCTTTCGGTGGTGACGGAGGAACTGTAGATATCGGTTTACAATCCTTATCCGGAGCTATGGAAAGAGGACACAACATGACCTACATCTGTTACGAT from uncultured Methanobrevibacter sp. carries:
- a CDS encoding thiamine pyrophosphate-dependent enzyme; the protein is MVDIPDKNLLAPGHRGCAGCGASIAVKLALNALGENTVAVSATGCLEVMTTPYPETAWEIPFIHVAFENSGAVASGVESALRIQGKDDVNVVAFGGDGGTVDIGLQSLSGAMERGHNMTYICYD